A part of Olleya sp. Bg11-27 genomic DNA contains:
- a CDS encoding toxin-antitoxin system YwqK family antitoxin, which translates to MEKLNIKSVFLFLFLSITCIAYAEKTYVRTYFENGNIEAEGWSMDNQKTGFWTFYYENQVVKAKGNFESDLKTSYWRYFFDSNTLEKQGQYLDGKENGYWKTYHKNTYLKSQGHYINGSKNGYWKTYHNNTKTESEGSYTNGLKNKFWKFYHNNAVISKFGRFNQNLKEGYWTFFRKNGIKEKEGHYQTDQKIKWWLFYDKNEKINHKCQLKDNQKNGYCLMYKDEELTSAIKYQAGEKIKEWTDFKSFKKENKLSDLK; encoded by the coding sequence TTGGAGAAACTTAATATAAAATCCGTTTTCCTATTCTTGTTTTTAAGTATTACTTGTATCGCTTACGCGGAAAAAACATACGTAAGAACCTATTTTGAAAACGGAAATATCGAAGCAGAAGGCTGGTCTATGGATAATCAAAAGACTGGTTTTTGGACCTTTTATTACGAGAACCAAGTCGTGAAAGCAAAAGGAAATTTTGAGTCCGATTTAAAAACTAGCTATTGGAGATATTTTTTTGATAGTAACACATTAGAAAAACAAGGCCAATATTTAGACGGTAAAGAAAATGGGTATTGGAAAACATATCATAAAAACACCTATTTAAAAAGTCAAGGACACTATATAAATGGTAGTAAAAACGGCTATTGGAAAACATACCATAACAATACTAAAACAGAAAGCGAAGGAAGCTATACCAATGGTTTAAAAAATAAATTCTGGAAATTCTATCATAACAACGCAGTAATATCTAAATTTGGACGCTTTAACCAAAATCTAAAAGAAGGGTATTGGACATTTTTTCGTAAGAACGGAATCAAAGAAAAAGAAGGTCATTATCAAACTGACCAAAAAATTAAATGGTGGTTATTTTATGATAAAAATGAAAAAATAAACCATAAGTGCCAACTCAAAGACAACCAAAAAAACGGCTATTGTCTGATGTATAAAGATGAAGAGTTGACTTCTGCTATCAAATACCAAGCAGGAGAAAAAATAAAAGAGTGGACCGATTTTAAGTCCTTCAAAAAAGAAAACAAATTAAGCGATCTTAAATGA
- the mptB gene encoding polyprenol phosphomannose-dependent alpha 1,6 mannosyltransferase MptB, with translation MLNTFILKTNKLTALLLLASFCLYGVFAYDLVRTDYSTLISLYIVLFGLFVKIVTTNKNNFKLLVIVAILSRLLFLFAIPNLSQDFYRFIWDGRMILQGYNPYLYTPESFINLGQTPVSQGKELVTGMQVLNASHYSNYPPINQLLFTIANICSSANILGSVIGLRLLIIAADMGTLYFGAKLLERLGLSKHKIFWYILNPFIIIELTGNLHFESVMIFFLILSLYLLHKKQWKRAAVVFALSISTKLVPLLFLPLFVKWFRLKNDSNKIDFKKLISFYSIIGITTLLLFAPFFSMQFITNYSKTVGLWFGNFEFNASLYYIARAIGYATTGYNQIAIIGKVLPLLIFISIWILALTRKNQDFLTLITSMLLAMTFYLLLSTTVHPWYVASLLILGLFTNYKLPIVWSFIVIISYLAYANADNTENLWIIGLEYLVVYLILFLDIFINNRQQKTRKKSI, from the coding sequence ATGCTTAATACATTCATTTTAAAAACTAACAAATTAACGGCACTGCTACTCTTAGCTAGTTTTTGTTTGTATGGTGTATTTGCTTATGATTTAGTAAGGACAGACTACAGCACTTTAATATCCTTATATATTGTACTATTTGGATTATTTGTAAAAATTGTTACAACCAACAAAAATAACTTTAAGCTTTTAGTAATTGTAGCAATACTAAGTAGACTCCTTTTCTTATTTGCAATCCCAAACCTATCTCAGGATTTTTATCGCTTTATTTGGGATGGCCGCATGATATTGCAAGGTTACAACCCTTATTTATACACTCCGGAAAGTTTTATAAACCTAGGACAAACACCAGTTAGTCAAGGAAAAGAATTAGTAACAGGTATGCAGGTTTTAAACGCAAGCCATTACTCCAACTACCCACCAATAAACCAACTATTATTTACAATTGCTAATATATGCTCTTCTGCAAATATTCTTGGCTCAGTAATTGGCCTAAGATTATTAATAATTGCAGCCGACATGGGCACGCTCTATTTTGGGGCTAAACTACTAGAAAGACTTGGTTTGTCTAAACATAAAATATTCTGGTACATACTAAACCCTTTCATCATTATCGAATTAACAGGAAATCTCCATTTTGAAAGTGTTATGATTTTCTTTCTAATATTAAGCTTATACTTACTCCATAAAAAGCAATGGAAACGGGCAGCAGTTGTCTTTGCGTTATCAATTTCTACTAAATTAGTACCGCTTCTCTTTTTACCATTGTTTGTTAAATGGTTTAGACTAAAAAATGATTCTAATAAAATAGATTTCAAAAAATTAATTAGCTTTTACAGTATAATAGGTATCACTACTCTACTACTATTTGCCCCGTTCTTTTCCATGCAATTTATAACCAACTATTCTAAAACAGTTGGTTTATGGTTTGGTAATTTCGAGTTTAATGCAAGTCTCTATTATATAGCCAGAGCTATTGGATATGCCACAACCGGCTACAATCAAATAGCAATTATTGGAAAAGTATTACCCTTATTAATTTTTATTTCTATTTGGATTTTAGCGTTGACAAGAAAAAACCAAGACTTTTTAACACTTATTACTAGTATGTTATTAGCCATGACTTTCTATTTACTTTTAAGTACCACTGTCCATCCGTGGTATGTTGCTTCACTTCTAATTCTAGGGCTATTTACTAATTACAAACTCCCTATCGTTTGGAGTTTTATTGTTATTATTAGTTACTTAGCCTATGCTAATGCTGACAATACAGAAAATTTATGGATTATTGGTTTAGAGTATTTAGTGGTGTATCTTATTTTGTTTCTCGATATTTTTATAAATAATAGACAACAAAAGACACGTAAAAAATCTATTTAA
- the tsf gene encoding translation elongation factor Ts: protein MSEVKISAAQVNELRKTTGAGMMDCKKALVEAGGDFDKAIDVLRKKGQKVAEKRADRDSSEGAAAIRLNDDNTVGVAIVLGCETDFVGKNEDFLALAGQFADIAINFDNKEDFLAADFGGMTVAEKLVEQTGVVGEKLEINAFEKLEAPYVGSYVHINKIGALVGLTAVNETVGKDVAMQVASMGASSLSYKDFDPAFVASETEARIAVIEKDNIELGRLGKTLKNVPQYISMSQLTPEVMAQAEEAAKAELKAEGKPEQIWDKILPGKMERFISDNTTLDQEQCLLDQNFIKDDKSRVSDYIASNNVDVTAFKRVSLG, encoded by the coding sequence ATGAGTGAAGTAAAAATTTCAGCAGCACAAGTAAACGAACTAAGAAAAACTACAGGTGCCGGAATGATGGACTGTAAAAAAGCATTAGTTGAAGCAGGTGGTGATTTTGACAAAGCAATTGACGTTTTACGTAAAAAAGGTCAAAAAGTAGCAGAAAAAAGAGCGGACAGAGATTCTTCTGAAGGTGCTGCTGCAATCAGACTTAACGATGACAACACTGTTGGTGTAGCTATCGTATTAGGTTGCGAAACTGATTTTGTTGGTAAAAACGAAGATTTCTTAGCTTTAGCTGGTCAATTCGCAGATATCGCAATCAACTTTGATAACAAAGAAGATTTCTTAGCTGCAGACTTCGGTGGTATGACAGTTGCCGAAAAATTAGTTGAACAAACTGGTGTCGTAGGTGAAAAATTAGAAATTAATGCATTCGAAAAATTAGAAGCTCCTTATGTAGGTTCTTACGTTCACATTAATAAAATTGGTGCATTAGTTGGTTTAACTGCAGTAAACGAAACTGTTGGTAAAGATGTAGCAATGCAAGTCGCTTCTATGGGAGCCTCTTCTTTATCTTACAAAGATTTTGATCCTGCATTTGTAGCATCAGAAACGGAAGCAAGAATTGCTGTTATTGAAAAAGACAATATTGAATTAGGTCGTTTAGGTAAAACTTTAAAAAATGTACCTCAATACATCTCTATGTCTCAATTAACTCCTGAAGTTATGGCTCAAGCTGAAGAAGCTGCCAAAGCAGAATTAAAAGCTGAAGGTAAACCAGAACAAATCTGGGACAAAATTTTACCTGGTAAAATGGAACGTTTTATCTCTGATAACACAACATTAGATCAAGAACAATGTTTATTAGACCAAAACTTTATTAAAGATGACAAGTCTAGAGTTTCAGATTACATAGCGTCTAACAACGTTGATGTCACTGCTTTCAAACGTGTATCTTTAGGATAG
- a CDS encoding 4Fe-4S binding protein — MSNKINHSMSLASPDAFHISTKQKVALGIGLVGLLILALALFNVHLPNTGLFLTLSLVMIGAGVVIYSREAYLTKLEGIKNDGTWFKSISSRGFWGWALGVILTSFYIVLYFYPQYLGLAKDGAPNTGLVGLFDPLSNLLSGRNASQWFVYGSLYTIAILAFGYKFILKYRHNRYQQIRTMSVMFFQLGFAFLIPEFMYVMNNDLPYYDLKSVWPLNYYIFDEWSVKGFLSNGNLGLALIVFGIVSTFLITPILTYKYGKRWYCSWVCGCGGLAETAGDSFRQLSSKKLSAWKLERWLIHTVLVFSVVMTTAMVYSYLGKDSNNFWLTRDVFITAVIVFLTIIFAGVMYFRGKELGKDAKAGAIGYGAVIALLLFMHFTATTENLFFIKGGTLRSIYGIYIGSIFSGVIGTGFYPILGSRSWCRFGCPMAAILGFQQRLFSKFRITTNGGQCISCGNCSNSCEMGIDVRAYAQKGENIIRSSCVGCGVCSAVCPRGVLKLENDTMDGRINPTEILLGNDVDLMDFVNKK, encoded by the coding sequence ATGAGCAATAAAATAAACCATAGTATGTCATTAGCATCTCCTGATGCCTTTCATATATCAACAAAACAAAAAGTGGCTTTAGGTATTGGTCTTGTTGGACTTTTAATACTAGCATTAGCTTTATTTAATGTGCACCTTCCTAATACAGGATTATTCTTAACCCTTTCTTTAGTAATGATTGGCGCAGGAGTAGTTATCTATTCTAGAGAGGCTTACCTAACCAAACTAGAGGGAATTAAAAACGACGGAACGTGGTTTAAATCGATCTCATCGCGTGGCTTTTGGGGTTGGGCATTAGGGGTCATATTGACTAGCTTCTATATTGTACTATATTTTTATCCGCAATATTTAGGATTAGCCAAAGATGGTGCTCCAAACACAGGTTTGGTTGGCTTATTTGACCCATTAAGTAATCTTTTAAGTGGGCGTAACGCCAGTCAATGGTTTGTGTATGGGTCATTATATACCATTGCGATATTAGCTTTTGGTTACAAATTTATTTTAAAATACAGACATAATCGTTATCAACAAATACGTACCATGTCTGTGATGTTCTTTCAGCTAGGGTTTGCCTTCTTAATACCAGAATTTATGTATGTCATGAATAATGACTTACCGTATTATGATCTAAAAAGTGTATGGCCCTTAAACTATTATATTTTTGACGAGTGGTCGGTAAAGGGCTTTTTATCAAATGGTAATTTAGGTTTAGCGTTAATTGTTTTTGGAATTGTATCTACGTTTTTAATCACTCCGATATTAACGTATAAATATGGAAAAAGATGGTACTGCTCTTGGGTTTGTGGTTGTGGTGGATTAGCAGAAACTGCGGGAGACTCCTTCAGACAATTATCATCAAAAAAATTATCTGCTTGGAAATTAGAGCGCTGGTTAATTCATACCGTATTAGTGTTTTCTGTTGTTATGACAACTGCTATGGTCTATAGTTATCTAGGTAAAGACAGTAACAATTTCTGGTTAACAAGAGACGTATTTATTACTGCTGTTATAGTGTTTTTAACCATTATTTTTGCTGGAGTTATGTACTTTAGAGGTAAAGAATTGGGTAAAGACGCCAAAGCAGGAGCGATTGGCTACGGAGCGGTTATCGCTTTATTACTATTTATGCATTTTACGGCAACTACTGAAAATTTATTTTTCATTAAAGGTGGGACTTTACGCTCTATATACGGAATTTACATAGGCTCCATATTTTCTGGTGTTATTGGAACTGGGTTTTACCCTATTTTAGGGAGTAGATCATGGTGTCGTTTTGGATGCCCTATGGCCGCTATATTAGGTTTCCAACAACGTTTATTTTCAAAATTCAGAATTACAACCAATGGAGGACAGTGTATCTCTTGTGGGAACTGCTCTAATAGTTGCGAAATGGGTATTGATGTAAGAGCTTATGCGCAAAAAGGAGAAAACATTATACGTTCTAGTTGTGTTGGTTGTGGTGTTTGTAGTGCTGTTTGTCCTAGAGGTGTTTTAAAATTAGAAAACGATACTATGGATGGACGTATCAATCCAACAGAAATCTTATTAGGTAATGATGTTGATTTAATGGATTTTGTTAATAAAAAATAA
- the pyrH gene encoding UMP kinase, whose protein sequence is MKYKRILLKLSGEALMGNRQYGIDPERLSEYAQEIKAVTEKGVEVAIVIGGGNIFRGVAGAMNGMDRVQGDHMGMLATVINGLALQQALEDADIKTRLQTAIKINEVAEPFIRRKAMSHLRKGRVVIFGGGTGNPYFTTDSAAVLRAIEIQADVILKGTRVDGIYNTDPEKDSKAIKFDHITFDDVLRKGLKVMDTTAFTLSQENDLPIIVFDMNTKGNLMKVVTGEKIGTQVSL, encoded by the coding sequence ATGAAATACAAACGCATACTCCTAAAATTATCAGGTGAAGCCTTAATGGGAAACCGTCAATATGGTATAGATCCAGAACGTCTATCTGAATATGCTCAAGAAATTAAAGCGGTTACAGAAAAAGGTGTTGAAGTTGCCATAGTTATTGGTGGAGGAAACATTTTTAGAGGGGTTGCTGGTGCCATGAATGGTATGGACCGTGTACAAGGTGATCATATGGGGATGTTAGCGACTGTTATCAATGGTTTAGCGCTACAACAAGCACTAGAAGATGCTGATATAAAAACCAGACTACAAACGGCTATAAAAATAAACGAAGTCGCAGAACCTTTTATACGTAGAAAAGCGATGAGTCATTTACGTAAAGGCCGTGTCGTTATTTTTGGTGGAGGAACAGGAAATCCTTACTTTACAACCGATTCAGCAGCTGTTTTAAGAGCAATCGAAATTCAAGCAGACGTTATTTTAAAAGGAACACGAGTAGATGGAATTTATAACACCGATCCAGAAAAAGATAGCAAGGCTATTAAATTTGACCATATTACTTTTGACGACGTATTACGTAAAGGTTTAAAAGTAATGGACACAACAGCCTTTACATTAAGTCAAGAAAACGATTTACCTATTATTGTATTTGATATGAATACAAAAGGTAATTTAATGAAGGTTGTTACAGGAGAAAAAATAGGAACACAAGTAAGTTTATAA
- a CDS encoding glycosyltransferase family 2 protein, giving the protein MTKIKVIIPAYNEQDSIAHVIKAIPSIVDEVIVVSNNSTDLTEANAKNAGATVLQENNKGYGYACLKGMDYIAKQETKPDIVVFLDGDYSDFPEELTKIVAPILDQNKDFVVGARVKDLREEGSMMPQQVFGNWLATTLMSLFFNAKFTDLGPFRAIKYNKLLGLNMEDKTYGWTVEMQLKVLKQKLTYIEVPVNYRNRIGVSKVSGTIKGSIFAGVKILTWIFKYSFKK; this is encoded by the coding sequence ATGACCAAAATAAAAGTCATCATTCCTGCCTATAACGAGCAAGATTCTATAGCACATGTAATTAAAGCTATTCCGTCTATAGTTGACGAGGTTATTGTAGTTAGCAACAACTCGACAGACCTCACAGAAGCCAACGCTAAAAACGCTGGAGCCACTGTTTTACAAGAAAATAATAAAGGCTATGGCTATGCTTGCTTAAAAGGGATGGACTATATCGCTAAACAAGAGACTAAACCAGATATTGTCGTGTTTTTAGATGGCGATTATAGCGATTTCCCTGAAGAATTAACAAAAATCGTAGCTCCCATTTTAGATCAAAATAAAGACTTTGTTGTTGGCGCACGTGTAAAGGACTTAAGAGAAGAAGGCAGTATGATGCCCCAACAAGTATTTGGAAACTGGCTAGCAACCACATTAATGTCTCTTTTTTTTAATGCTAAATTTACAGACCTCGGTCCATTCAGAGCAATTAAATATAATAAACTACTAGGACTGAATATGGAAGACAAAACCTATGGCTGGACTGTAGAAATGCAACTAAAAGTATTAAAGCAAAAACTAACCTATATAGAAGTCCCTGTTAACTACAGAAATAGAATTGGTGTCTCAAAAGTTTCAGGAACGATAAAAGGTAGTATATTTGCTGGCGTTAAAATACTAACGTGGATTTTCAAATACAGTTTTAAAAAGTGA
- the rplM gene encoding 50S ribosomal protein L13 produces the protein MDTISYKTISANKATVDKQWVLVDAEGQTLGRLSSKVAKLIRGKHKPSFTPHVDCGDNVIVINAEKINLSGNKWNDKTYIRHTGYPGGQRSLTATEMFGKDPARLVEKSVKGMLPKNKLGAALFRNLNVVVGTAHAHEAQKPTVINLNEFK, from the coding sequence GTGGACACAATAAGCTACAAAACGATTTCGGCAAACAAAGCTACTGTAGATAAGCAGTGGGTTTTAGTAGATGCAGAAGGTCAAACATTAGGGCGTTTGTCTTCTAAAGTTGCAAAACTAATTAGAGGAAAGCACAAGCCTAGCTTCACACCGCATGTTGATTGTGGGGATAACGTGATTGTTATCAATGCAGAAAAAATCAACTTATCAGGAAACAAGTGGAATGACAAAACGTACATTCGTCACACAGGTTACCCAGGTGGTCAAAGAAGTTTAACTGCTACAGAAATGTTCGGAAAAGATCCAGCAAGGTTAGTAGAAAAATCAGTAAAAGGAATGTTACCTAAAAACAAATTAGGTGCAGCATTATTCCGTAATTTAAATGTTGTTGTTGGTACAGCTCATGCTCATGAAGCTCAAAAACCAACAGTAATTAACTTAAACGAATTCAAGTAA
- the rpsI gene encoding 30S ribosomal protein S9, giving the protein MEVIHKIGRRKTAVARIYLSEGKGEITINKKDIKDYFDTATLQYKVNQPLALTENEGVFDIKVNVFGGGITGQAEAIRLAISRAMCEIDPENRLVLKPEGLMTRDPRMVERKKFGQKKARKKFQFSKR; this is encoded by the coding sequence ATGGAAGTAATTCACAAAATTGGTCGTCGTAAGACCGCAGTTGCTCGTATATACCTATCTGAAGGGAAAGGTGAAATTACGATCAATAAAAAAGACATTAAAGACTACTTCGATACTGCAACGTTACAATACAAAGTAAACCAACCATTAGCTTTAACAGAGAATGAAGGTGTATTTGATATTAAAGTAAATGTATTTGGTGGTGGTATTACAGGTCAAGCAGAAGCTATCCGTTTAGCGATCTCTCGTGCAATGTGCGAAATCGATCCTGAAAACAGATTAGTATTGAAACCTGAAGGATTAATGACAAGAGACCCAAGAATGGTTGAGCGTAAAAAATTCGGACAGAAAAAAGCGCGTAAGAAATTCCAATTCTCTAAACGTTAA
- a CDS encoding cellulose synthase family protein codes for MILETITIIIYSIALVLIFMYALAQLNLLFNYLASKKKEETGPKFDFTNPEEIPFVTIQLPVYNELYVMDRLLDNIALMDYPKDKLEIQVLDDSTDETVATTKTHVDRLKAQGLNITQITRTNRQGFKAGALKEGLEIAKGEYIAIFDADFLPEPNWLKKTIPYFKDSEIGVVQTRWGHINRDYSTLTKIQAFALDAHFTLEQVGRSSKGHFINFNGTAGVWRKDCILDAGNWEGDTLTEDLDLSYRAQLKNWKFKYLEDVETPAELPVVISAARSQQFRWNKGGAENFQKMFGRVVTSKNISAKTKMHGLLHLLNSTMFLNVLIVGILSIPMLYIKNEYAHLRPYFYVMSFFVVSTVIFFICYWVMYKQSHGNTFKDFLKYIALFFTFFSIAMGFSLHNSIAVIEGHIGKRSEFVRTPKFNISTLKDSWKGNKYLRKNISINVIFEGALMLYFAFGMYSAFVVGDQGGDFGLFPFHLMLTIGFGFVFFKSLTSKA; via the coding sequence GTGATTCTCGAAACCATTACCATTATTATCTATAGCATTGCGCTAGTTCTTATTTTCATGTATGCTTTGGCACAATTAAACCTACTGTTTAATTACTTAGCATCAAAAAAGAAGGAAGAAACCGGCCCTAAATTTGACTTTACCAATCCGGAAGAAATTCCGTTTGTAACCATACAACTGCCCGTTTATAACGAGCTGTATGTTATGGATCGCCTATTGGACAACATAGCCTTAATGGACTATCCAAAGGACAAATTAGAAATACAAGTTTTAGACGACTCTACTGATGAGACCGTGGCAACCACAAAAACACACGTCGATAGACTAAAAGCACAAGGCTTAAACATTACTCAAATAACTAGAACTAATAGACAAGGTTTTAAAGCAGGCGCTTTAAAAGAAGGTTTAGAAATTGCAAAAGGAGAATACATCGCTATTTTTGATGCCGATTTCTTGCCAGAACCTAACTGGTTAAAGAAAACGATCCCCTATTTTAAAGACTCAGAAATTGGTGTTGTACAAACCCGTTGGGGACATATTAACAGGGATTATTCTACATTAACAAAAATACAAGCCTTTGCTTTAGATGCTCATTTTACATTAGAACAAGTGGGACGTAGTAGCAAAGGACACTTTATTAACTTTAATGGTACTGCTGGTGTTTGGCGTAAAGATTGTATTCTTGACGCAGGAAATTGGGAAGGTGATACATTAACGGAAGATTTAGACTTAAGTTACAGAGCACAACTTAAAAACTGGAAATTCAAGTATTTGGAAGATGTAGAGACTCCTGCTGAATTACCCGTGGTTATTAGTGCTGCAAGATCGCAACAGTTTAGATGGAACAAAGGTGGTGCAGAAAACTTTCAAAAAATGTTTGGGCGTGTAGTTACAAGTAAAAACATTTCTGCTAAAACTAAAATGCACGGACTATTACACCTACTCAATAGCACCATGTTTTTAAACGTACTAATTGTTGGTATTTTAAGTATTCCAATGTTGTACATCAAAAACGAATATGCACATTTAAGACCTTACTTTTATGTCATGAGTTTCTTTGTTGTTAGTACCGTCATATTTTTTATCTGTTATTGGGTCATGTACAAACAAAGTCACGGTAATACCTTTAAAGACTTTCTAAAATACATCGCTTTATTCTTTACATTTTTCTCCATAGCAATGGGCTTTTCATTACATAACTCCATAGCAGTAATAGAAGGACATATTGGGAAGCGTAGTGAATTTGTACGTACTCCTAAATTTAATATCAGCACACTTAAAGACAGCTGGAAAGGCAACAAATATTTACGTAAAAACATATCTATTAATGTCATTTTTGAAGGCGCATTAATGCTATATTTTGCTTTTGGAATGTATAGCGCTTTTGTCGTTGGAGACCAAGGAGGAGACTTTGGTTTATTCCCTTTTCATTTAATGTTAACGATAGGTTTTGGATTTGTATTTTTCAAATCATTGACCTCTAAAGCTTAA
- the rpsB gene encoding 30S ribosomal protein S2, with the protein MAVEVKELLEAGVHFGHLTRKWDPNMAPYVYMERNGIHIINLYKTAAKMEEAGDALAKIAASGRKILFVATKKQAKDIVAEKAGSINMPFITERWPGGMLTNFITIRKAIKKMATIDRMKKDGTFLTLSKKERLQVDRLRAKLEKNLGSIVDMTRLPGALFVVDIKREHIAIKEAQKLNIPIFAMVDTNSDPRQVDYVIPANDDASKSIDKILTHVTNAVTAGLNERKAEKADKEAAKASKDAVKVEKTAAPKKAVVAKDEEE; encoded by the coding sequence ATGGCAGTAGAAGTAAAAGAATTACTTGAAGCAGGTGTACACTTTGGTCACCTTACACGTAAGTGGGATCCAAATATGGCCCCTTACGTTTATATGGAGCGTAACGGTATCCATATAATCAATCTATATAAAACAGCAGCTAAAATGGAAGAAGCTGGAGATGCATTAGCAAAAATTGCAGCTTCAGGTCGTAAAATTTTATTTGTTGCAACAAAAAAGCAAGCAAAAGATATCGTAGCAGAAAAAGCAGGTAGCATTAACATGCCTTTCATTACTGAAAGATGGCCTGGTGGAATGTTAACTAACTTTATCACTATCCGTAAAGCAATCAAAAAGATGGCTACTATTGATAGAATGAAGAAAGACGGTACGTTTTTAACGTTGTCTAAGAAAGAACGTTTACAAGTTGATCGTTTAAGAGCTAAGTTAGAGAAAAACTTAGGTTCTATCGTTGACATGACACGTTTACCTGGTGCTTTATTTGTTGTTGATATTAAACGTGAGCATATCGCGATTAAAGAAGCTCAAAAATTAAACATTCCAATTTTTGCAATGGTAGATACTAACTCTGATCCACGTCAAGTAGATTACGTAATACCAGCAAATGATGATGCTTCAAAATCAATTGACAAAATCTTAACGCACGTAACTAATGCTGTAACTGCAGGATTAAACGAACGTAAAGCAGAAAAAGCAGACAAGGAAGCAGCTAAAGCTAGTAAAGATGCAGTTAAAGTAGAAAAAACAGCAGCACCTAAAAAAGCAGTAGTAGCTAAAGACGAAGAAGAATAA
- the frr gene encoding ribosome recycling factor, protein MNEDITFIVDTTKEAMEKAIKHLEKQFVNIRAGKASPAMLGSVMVDYYGSQTPLSQVANVNTPDGRTITVQPWEKNMLQAIEKAIMIANLGFNPMNNGDILIISVPPLTEERRRELAKQAKVEAEDAKVGIRNARKEANNDIKKTEDASEDIQKNAEADVQALTDKYVKKIEETLASKETEIMTV, encoded by the coding sequence ATGAACGAAGACATTACATTTATAGTAGACACGACCAAAGAAGCAATGGAAAAAGCCATTAAGCATCTTGAAAAACAATTTGTAAATATTAGAGCCGGAAAAGCAAGCCCTGCAATGTTAGGGAGCGTAATGGTGGATTATTATGGGTCACAGACTCCACTTAGTCAAGTCGCAAACGTCAACACACCAGATGGTCGTACAATTACTGTGCAACCGTGGGAAAAAAACATGTTGCAAGCTATAGAGAAAGCAATTATGATTGCGAATCTTGGTTTTAACCCAATGAATAATGGGGACATACTAATTATAAGTGTACCACCATTAACAGAAGAACGCAGACGCGAACTTGCTAAACAAGCAAAAGTTGAGGCTGAAGATGCTAAAGTTGGTATTAGAAATGCACGTAAAGAAGCCAATAACGACATTAAAAAGACAGAAGATGCCTCTGAGGATATTCAAAAAAATGCAGAAGCAGACGTTCAAGCCTTAACGGACAAATATGTTAAAAAAATTGAAGAAACCTTAGCTTCAAAAGAAACTGAGATAATGACTGTATAA
- a CDS encoding peroxiredoxin family protein codes for MKFLKSIGFVFAFFCLGLLHAQDYKFIPKNQHLLTDEDAKTMEFAITPDVLLFSDQGQRLPMSQVELMTNSDYTPFFYVDAEQKLKSIVFKRNTSKNNTITTNPESEFIKGEKALDFIITDLEGNTFKLSDLKGQVVVLNFWFTTCGPCMMEMPQLNKLRSSFKTKKVKFFAITSDKKETVEQFLKKNKFDFTITPNANDVIMMYGVQSYPTTIVINKNGEIIAKEIGYRTNIEPVLTTFINAGL; via the coding sequence ATGAAATTTTTAAAATCTATTGGTTTTGTTTTTGCTTTTTTTTGCTTGGGACTACTCCATGCTCAGGACTATAAGTTTATTCCAAAAAACCAGCATCTATTGACAGATGAAGACGCTAAAACTATGGAGTTCGCAATTACTCCCGATGTTTTACTTTTTAGTGACCAAGGACAACGACTTCCTATGTCTCAAGTGGAACTGATGACAAACTCAGATTACACACCTTTTTTTTATGTCGATGCTGAACAGAAACTAAAGTCAATAGTCTTTAAACGCAACACGTCAAAAAACAATACGATTACGACAAACCCAGAATCTGAATTTATAAAAGGAGAAAAAGCTTTAGATTTTATTATTACAGATTTAGAAGGAAACACTTTTAAATTATCAGATCTTAAAGGTCAAGTGGTAGTACTAAACTTCTGGTTTACAACATGTGGCCCATGTATGATGGAAATGCCACAATTAAATAAACTGAGGTCTAGTTTTAAAACTAAAAAAGTGAAATTTTTTGCCATAACTTCCGACAAAAAAGAAACCGTTGAGCAATTTTTAAAGAAGAACAAATTTGATTTTACAATTACACCAAATGCTAACGATGTTATTATGATGTATGGCGTACAAAGCTACCCTACCACAATCGTAATTAATAAAAACGGAGAAATTATTGCTAAGGAAATTGGTTATAGAACAAATATCGAACCTGTACTTACAACATTTATAAATGCAGGACTCTAA